One genomic region from Mauremys reevesii isolate NIE-2019 linkage group 7, ASM1616193v1, whole genome shotgun sequence encodes:
- the PDE12 gene encoding 2',5'-phosphodiesterase 12, which yields MNGRCRAGWFMWSLLWGELRAAAGPRRLLCRSAAFLSSGDAVCPGPARGAPPGHMERAVVRCVPSEPKMSLWFVLCDGSAKHMQRDQTEPLGRALARIATNAGKGHAKAAKKSKKARAEAGPAGEPVATAPLAVRLFSRDGESVAEDVSNAEAWQDGAVLQIGEVKYQVERNPPSVTELQLPRSLLAGFPVCPKIHTEFGAPQHCLFRWYREQPGGGGDEPSPGGAVWVEAPVRDRVFTPTNAHIGLRLKLHCTPGNSQQRYGLPREVESSGPVEAGPGACTFDSRHLYTKKVSGEGLIRTVSYNVLADIYAQTEHSRTVLYPYCAPYALELDYRQNLLKKELAGYSADLICLQEVDKSVFADSLAPALDAFGLEGLFRIKEKQHEGLATFYRRDKFTLLSEHDIAFNEALVSDLLHKELRDKLAPYPLAQEKVLQRSSVLQVSVLQSTNDPSRKICIANTHLYWHPKGGNIRLIQIAVALSHIRHVTCDLYPGIPVIFCGDFNSTPSTGMYSFINSGNIAEDHEDWVSNGEEERCNMSLTHPFKLQSACGEPAYTNYVGGFHGCLDYIFIDINALEVEQVIPLPSHEEVTTHQALPSVSHPSDHIALICDLKWK from the exons ATGAATGGTAGATGCCGGGCCGGCTGGTTCATGTGGAGCCTTCTGTGGGGGGAGCTACGAGCCGCTGCCGGCCCGAGGAGGCTCCTCTGCCGATCGGCCGCTTTCCTCAGCAGCGGCGACGCGGTttgccccggccctgcccgcgGAGCCCCGCCTGGCCACATGGAGCGGGCTGTGGTGCGCTGCGTCCCGTCGGAGCCGAAGATGAGCCTGTGGTTCGTGCTGTGTGACGGGAGCGCCAAGCACATGCAGCGGGACCAGACGGAGCCGCTAGGCCGGGCCTTGGCCCGCATCGCCACCAACGCCGGCAAGGGCCACGCCAAGGCGGCCAAGAAGAGCAAGAAAGCTCGGGCGGAGGCGGGACCGGCCGGGGAGCCGGTGGCGACGGCGCCGCTCGCCGTGCGCCTCTTCTCGCGGGACGGGGAGTCGGTGGCTGAAGACGTGTCCAATGCCGAGGCCTGGCAGGACGGCGCCGTGCTGCAGATCGGCGAAGTCAAGTACCAGGTAGAGCGGAACCCGCCCTCCGTCACCGAGCTCCAGCTGCCCCGCTCGCTGCTCGCCGGCTTCCCCGTCTGCCCCAAGATCCACACCGAATTCGGCGCGCCCCAGCACTGTCTCTTCCGCTGGTACCGGGAGCAGCCAGGGGGCGGCGGGGACGAGCCCTCCCCGGGGGGCGCCGTCTGGGTGGAAGCCCCCGTCAGGGACCGCGTCTTCACGCCGACCAACGCGCACATCGGACTGCGCCTCAAGCTCCACTGCACCCCGGGCAACAGCCAGCAGCGCTACGGGCTCCCCCGGGAGGTGGAGAGCAGCGGCCCCGTGGAGGCCGGGCCCGGCGCCTGTACCTTCGACTCCCGGCACCTCTACACCAAGAAGGTGTCCGGGGAAGGCTTAATCCGCACGGTCTCCTACAACGTTCTGGCTGACATCTATGCTCAGACCGAGCACTCGCGGACCGTGCTGTACCCCTACTGCGCGCCCTACGCGCTGGAGCTCGACTACCGGCAGAACCTGCTCAAGAAGGAGCTGGCCGGCTACAGCGCCGACCTCATCTGCTTGCAGGAGGTGGATAAATCTGTCTTCGCTGATAGCTTGGCCCCGGCGCTGGACGCCTTCGGCCTCGAAGGGCTCTTCAGGATCAAGGAGAAGCAGCATGAAGGCTTGGCTACTTTCTACCGCAGGGATAAGTTCACCTTGCTTAGCGAGCATGATATTGCCTTCAATGAGGCCCTGGTCTCTGACCTACTGCACAAGGAGCTGCGGGACAAGCTAGCCCCCTACCCCTTAGCCCAGGAGAAGGTGCTGCAGAGATCCTCTGTGTTGCAG GTTTCAGTTCTTCAGTCTACAAATGATCCTTCGAGGAAGATTTGTATAGCCAATACTCATCTGTACTGGCATCCAAAAG GTGGAAACATCCGTCTCATCCAAATTGCTGTAGCTTTGTCTCACATTAGGCATGTTACATGTGATCTATATCCTGGCATACCTGTCATATTCTGCGGTGATTTTAATAGTACACCTTCAACTGGAATGTATAGTTTTATCAACAGTGGCAATATTGCTGAGGATCATGAAGACTGGGTCTCTAATGGAGAAGAAGAAAGATGCAATATGTCTCTAACTCATCCTTTCAAACTGCAAAGTGCTTGTGGAGAACCTGCTTATACAAATTATGTTGGTGGGTTTCATGGATGCCTGGACTACATTTTCATTGACATAAATGCTTTAGAGGTTGAACAAGTAATTCCATTGCCAAGTCATGAAGAAGTTACCACCCATCAGGCCTTGCCAAGTGTCTCTCATCCCTCTGATCATATAGCATTAATATGTGATTTAAAGTGGAAATAA